The following are encoded together in the Streptomyces rapamycinicus NRRL 5491 genome:
- a CDS encoding glutathione peroxidase, which produces MSLYDIPLRTLTGEPTSLGEHRGAALLVVNVASKCGLTPQYEGLERLQQRYAGRGFTVLGVPCNQFAGQEPGTSEEIQTFCSTTYGVSFPLLEKVDVNGEQRHPLYAELTGTPDAQGEAGDVQWNFEKFLISPDGEVVGRFRPRTEPEADDVVAAIEAQLPR; this is translated from the coding sequence ATGAGCCTGTACGACATCCCCCTGCGCACCCTCACCGGCGAGCCGACCTCGCTCGGTGAGCATCGGGGTGCGGCGCTGCTGGTGGTCAATGTGGCGTCCAAGTGCGGGCTGACCCCGCAGTACGAGGGGCTGGAGCGGCTGCAGCAGCGCTATGCCGGGCGCGGGTTCACCGTGCTGGGGGTTCCGTGCAACCAGTTCGCGGGGCAGGAGCCGGGGACGAGCGAGGAGATCCAGACGTTCTGCTCGACGACCTACGGGGTGTCCTTCCCGCTGCTGGAGAAGGTCGATGTCAACGGCGAGCAGCGGCATCCGCTCTACGCCGAGCTGACGGGGACGCCGGACGCGCAGGGCGAGGCGGGGGATGTGCAGTGGAACTTCGAGAAGTTCCTGATCTCGCCGGACGGGGAGGTCGTGGGCCGGTTCCGGCCGCGGACCGAGCCGGAGGCGGACGATGTCGTCGCGGCGATCGAGGCGCAGCTGCCCCGGTGA
- a CDS encoding cation transporter has protein sequence MTAEISISLGPGPARRDALAKRIRLLVAATITYNVIEGIVATTAGALASSTALIGFGLDSAIEVSSATAVAWQFSARDHSVREAREQRTLRIIAISFFALAAYVTVDAVRALTGTGEAERSIPGIIIAALSLAVMPFLSAAQRHAGRELGSASAVADSKQTLLCTYLSAVLLVGLVLNATLGWSWADPLAALVIAAIAVKEGRDAWQGKGCCAVPAAGAETDACGCRPGCDCCD, from the coding sequence ATGACCGCGGAGATATCCATATCCCTCGGCCCCGGCCCGGCCCGCCGCGACGCGCTCGCCAAGCGGATACGGCTGCTGGTCGCCGCCACGATCACGTACAACGTCATCGAGGGGATCGTCGCCACCACCGCCGGCGCCCTCGCTTCCTCCACCGCGCTGATCGGCTTCGGCCTGGACTCGGCCATCGAGGTGTCCTCCGCGACCGCGGTTGCCTGGCAGTTCTCCGCCCGTGACCACTCCGTGCGCGAGGCCCGCGAGCAGCGCACCCTGCGGATCATCGCCATCTCGTTCTTCGCGCTCGCCGCGTACGTCACCGTCGACGCCGTACGGGCGCTGACCGGCACCGGCGAGGCCGAACGCTCCATCCCTGGCATCATCATCGCCGCCCTGTCCCTGGCCGTGATGCCGTTCCTGTCCGCCGCCCAGCGCCACGCCGGCCGCGAACTCGGCTCCGCCAGCGCGGTCGCCGACTCCAAGCAGACGCTGCTGTGCACGTACCTGTCCGCCGTGCTGCTCGTGGGCTTGGTCCTCAACGCCACGCTCGGCTGGTCCTGGGCCGACCCACTCGCCGCCCTGGTCATCGCCGCCATCGCGGTGAAGGAGGGCCGCGACGCCTGGCAGGGTAAGGGCTGCTGCGCGGTCCCGGCCGCCGGTGCCGAGACCGACGCATGCGGTTGCCGGCCCGGATGCGACTGCTGCGACTGA
- a CDS encoding IS4 family transposase has translation MEGQSSAGQRVRIGILTKVFTAELVDAAIAKHDRVERRRRLLPARLVVYFVLALCLFARESYEEVLRVLTSGIPGSRALARVNRSSLCRARSRLGEDVLESVFREVAGRLATPDTPGAWWRGLRLLALDGTQFDLPDSVSNGDTFDGPSTTGGLPFGFPQVRAVVLAEIGTHGVLDVRLGGYRDGERSLAYPLAGSTGSGDLVIADRGFWSVEFAHAFTVTGADLLVRLQSNHLGTLQEELPDGSYLSIARPGKDVRLRAAREGRTLPKHTIYRVITFTKDDKVAFLGTTLLDPAQYPAAELIALYRERWEIELAFDEIKNHLGPGGPIRSRTPEGVRQELWAYLAVHHAIRQFAHAAALAGPAVDADRVSYLKCVRIIRRSVPSQLGATTAKLTRSLTEAGQEARSRLLPVRRNRNCPRAIKKPNRWPVLRTRAKRGAVEPGRWAFNQTKKHKSNRRAGRPVLKPSPTPSPP, from the coding sequence GTGGAGGGGCAGAGCAGCGCTGGGCAGCGAGTACGAATCGGCATCCTGACGAAGGTGTTCACCGCCGAGCTGGTCGACGCGGCGATAGCCAAGCATGACCGAGTGGAACGACGGCGCCGCCTGCTACCGGCCCGGCTTGTCGTGTACTTCGTCCTGGCCTTGTGCCTGTTCGCCCGAGAGTCGTACGAAGAGGTGCTGCGCGTGCTGACCAGCGGCATACCGGGCAGCCGTGCCCTGGCCAGGGTGAACCGGTCCTCGTTATGCCGAGCGCGGTCCCGGCTCGGTGAGGACGTGCTGGAGAGCGTGTTCAGAGAGGTAGCCGGTCGGCTCGCCACGCCGGACACGCCCGGGGCATGGTGGCGCGGGCTACGGCTGCTTGCTCTGGACGGCACCCAGTTCGACCTTCCCGACTCAGTGAGTAACGGCGACACCTTCGACGGCCCTTCGACCACGGGCGGCCTCCCCTTCGGCTTTCCGCAGGTGAGGGCTGTGGTTCTCGCGGAGATCGGGACACACGGAGTGCTCGACGTCCGCCTCGGCGGCTATCGAGACGGCGAACGCAGCCTCGCTTACCCGCTGGCCGGCTCCACCGGTTCTGGGGACCTGGTGATCGCCGACCGCGGCTTCTGGTCGGTCGAGTTCGCCCACGCTTTCACCGTGACCGGCGCGGACCTGCTGGTCAGGCTCCAGTCCAACCACCTCGGCACCCTCCAGGAAGAGCTTCCCGACGGCTCGTACTTGTCGATAGCGCGCCCGGGCAAGGACGTCCGGCTCCGAGCCGCGCGGGAAGGCCGGACCTTGCCCAAGCACACGATCTACCGCGTCATCACCTTCACGAAGGACGACAAGGTCGCCTTCCTCGGCACGACACTGCTGGACCCCGCGCAGTACCCGGCAGCCGAGCTGATCGCGCTCTACCGAGAACGCTGGGAGATCGAGCTGGCCTTCGACGAGATCAAGAACCATCTCGGCCCCGGCGGGCCGATCCGGTCCCGTACGCCGGAAGGCGTCCGGCAGGAGCTGTGGGCCTACCTCGCCGTCCACCACGCGATCCGCCAGTTCGCTCACGCCGCAGCACTCGCCGGCCCCGCCGTCGACGCGGACCGCGTCTCCTACCTCAAGTGCGTCCGCATCATCCGCCGAAGCGTTCCTTCCCAGCTCGGAGCCACCACCGCCAAGCTCACGCGTTCCCTCACCGAGGCTGGGCAGGAGGCACGCAGCCGCTTACTCCCGGTCCGCCGGAACCGGAACTGCCCACGAGCGATCAAGAAGCCCAACCGGTGGCCCGTGCTGCGGACCCGCGCCAAACGAGGGGCGGTCGAGCCGGGCCGCTGGGCCTTCAACCAGACGAAGAAGCACAAGAGCAATCGACGGGCGGGGAGACCAGTGCTCAAGCCGTCCCCGACCCCGTCACCGCCCTAA
- a CDS encoding serine hydrolase domain-containing protein — protein sequence MPIHGYRRLFRLAIALLIASTAVGRPTTAHAATPSHPTLNAASIDAYVKAYMERTDLPGAVVAVTRGDRVVHAAGYGHTAAGKAMTARTPVPVASLSKSMTALAVMRLVEAGRVDLDQPVHRYLPEFTMADRRAGKITVRQLLNQTSGMADSAYPDLTRPQARTLTEAVADMRGARLAARPGTEWNYHNPNYFVAARLVEVVSGRPFADYLAGQVFRPVGMTHTESVDSTDDMPDHARGYVRAYGMLFPRSHPRWFTAGGHGVVTTADDLSQWLIAQNNQGVSAAGRRVVSARSVDVMHTPPKGGEYAMGWSLSPSGEEPRQIRHTGQLLTHNAIQTLLPDSRTGIAIVANTGMISGDDAAVMLGGLVDLAQGKSPTVRTPFTMKADYVLAALTLLAIALGVLGAVRARRWARRTADRPLWRVGLRMLPCAVPIVLFAQLTDLAALFMNREGTLAQLGYVWPALVIWSAVAALASTVVITARSLAVLLTRRSRVLTAPGVPDERTDAEQVFVGRATDR from the coding sequence ATGCCGATCCATGGATACAGACGTCTCTTCCGCCTGGCGATCGCCCTGCTCATCGCCTCGACGGCGGTGGGTCGTCCGACGACCGCGCACGCCGCCACCCCCTCCCACCCCACGCTGAACGCCGCCTCGATCGACGCCTACGTCAAGGCCTATATGGAGCGGACCGATCTGCCGGGCGCCGTGGTGGCGGTCACCCGGGGCGACCGGGTCGTCCACGCGGCCGGATACGGGCACACCGCGGCCGGGAAGGCCATGACCGCGCGGACACCGGTGCCCGTGGCCTCGCTCTCCAAGTCCATGACCGCGCTGGCCGTCATGCGGCTGGTCGAGGCGGGCCGAGTCGACCTGGACCAGCCGGTCCATCGCTATCTGCCCGAGTTCACGATGGCCGACCGGCGGGCCGGGAAGATCACCGTACGGCAGCTGCTGAACCAGACATCGGGCATGGCCGACTCCGCCTACCCCGACCTCACCCGGCCCCAGGCACGTACGCTCACCGAGGCGGTCGCGGACATGCGCGGCGCCCGGCTCGCCGCGCGGCCGGGCACCGAGTGGAACTACCACAACCCCAACTACTTCGTCGCCGCACGGCTGGTCGAGGTCGTCAGCGGACGGCCCTTCGCGGACTACCTGGCCGGCCAGGTGTTCCGGCCCGTGGGCATGACCCACACCGAGTCGGTCGACTCCACCGATGACATGCCCGATCACGCCCGGGGCTACGTCCGCGCCTACGGCATGCTGTTCCCGCGCTCCCACCCCCGCTGGTTCACGGCCGGCGGCCACGGCGTCGTGACCACGGCGGACGACCTCTCCCAGTGGCTGATCGCCCAGAACAACCAGGGCGTGTCCGCGGCGGGGCGGCGCGTCGTCTCCGCGCGGAGCGTCGACGTCATGCACACCCCGCCGAAGGGCGGCGAGTACGCGATGGGCTGGTCGCTCAGCCCGTCCGGGGAGGAGCCCCGGCAGATCCGGCACACCGGGCAACTCCTGACCCACAACGCCATCCAGACGCTGCTGCCCGACAGCCGGACCGGCATCGCGATCGTGGCCAACACCGGCATGATCTCCGGGGACGACGCCGCCGTCATGCTCGGCGGACTGGTCGACCTGGCCCAGGGCAAGTCTCCGACGGTGCGCACTCCGTTCACGATGAAGGCCGATTACGTCCTCGCGGCGCTGACCCTGCTGGCGATCGCCTTGGGCGTGCTCGGGGCCGTTCGGGCACGCCGCTGGGCGCGGCGCACCGCGGACCGGCCACTGTGGCGAGTGGGATTGCGCATGCTGCCCTGTGCCGTACCGATCGTCCTGTTCGCCCAACTCACCGATCTGGCAGCTCTGTTCATGAACCGCGAGGGAACCCTGGCCCAGCTCGGCTACGTCTGGCCCGCCCTCGTCATCTGGTCGGCCGTGGCCGCCCTGGCCTCGACCGTGGTGATCACCGCACGGTCGCTCGCCGTGCTCCTGACCCGGAGGAGCCGTGTTCTGACGGCGCCCGGCGTCCCGGACGAGCGGACGGACGCAGAGCAGGTATTCGTCGGTCGGGCAACTGATCGATGA
- a CDS encoding glycosyltransferase — MRVVLSTWGSRGDVEPLAGLAVRLRELGAEARVCAPPDEEFAALLAGVGVELVPLGPTVRSVVTGERPPSAQAAFRLAPELVAARFDTLTTAAEGSDVLLATGLMPAGARSVAEKLGIRYVFACFHPFGLPSRHFRPGRRPGTPSPQEETDLKVLWEQDAQRVNELYGEAENRHRAAIGLPPVDNVRDYVFTDRALLAADPVLGPWQDLTELDLVQTGAWILPDERPLPAELEAFLEAGAPPVYVGFGSMAMHTSTDLARVAVEAVRAQGHRVLLARGWADLAPIDDRDDCLAVGEVNHQSLFGRVAAVVHHGGAGTTTTAARAGAPQVVVPQIADQPHWAARVAELGIGTAHDGPAPTLDSLSAALKAALTPESRARARAVAGMMPTDGTTVAAKLLLDAGA; from the coding sequence ATGCGTGTGGTGTTGTCGACATGGGGGTCGCGCGGGGATGTCGAACCGCTGGCGGGACTCGCGGTGCGGCTGCGGGAGCTCGGTGCGGAGGCGCGGGTGTGCGCCCCGCCGGACGAGGAGTTCGCGGCGCTGCTCGCCGGTGTCGGCGTGGAACTGGTGCCGCTCGGCCCGACGGTGCGCTCGGTGGTGACCGGTGAGCGGCCGCCGTCGGCGCAGGCCGCGTTCCGGCTCGCGCCCGAGCTGGTCGCCGCGCGGTTCGACACGCTCACCACGGCGGCCGAGGGAAGCGACGTACTCCTCGCGACCGGCCTGATGCCGGCCGGCGCCCGCTCGGTGGCCGAGAAGCTGGGCATCCGCTATGTGTTCGCGTGCTTCCATCCGTTCGGGCTGCCCTCGCGGCACTTCCGTCCGGGACGGCGGCCCGGCACGCCGTCCCCGCAGGAGGAGACGGACCTCAAGGTGCTGTGGGAGCAGGACGCCCAGCGCGTGAACGAGCTGTACGGCGAGGCGGAGAACCGCCACCGGGCGGCGATCGGCCTGCCGCCGGTGGACAACGTCCGCGACTACGTCTTCACCGACCGGGCGTTGCTGGCGGCGGACCCGGTCCTGGGCCCGTGGCAGGACCTGACGGAACTCGACCTCGTCCAGACCGGCGCGTGGATCCTGCCGGACGAACGTCCGCTCCCGGCCGAGCTGGAGGCGTTCCTGGAGGCGGGCGCACCGCCGGTGTACGTGGGCTTCGGCAGCATGGCCATGCACACCTCGACCGACCTCGCCCGGGTGGCCGTCGAGGCGGTCCGCGCGCAGGGCCACCGGGTGCTCCTCGCCCGCGGCTGGGCCGATCTGGCCCCGATCGACGACCGGGACGACTGCCTCGCCGTGGGCGAGGTCAACCATCAGTCGCTGTTCGGCCGGGTGGCGGCCGTCGTCCACCACGGTGGCGCGGGCACCACGACGACGGCCGCGCGGGCCGGCGCGCCTCAGGTGGTGGTCCCCCAGATCGCGGACCAGCCGCACTGGGCCGCCCGGGTGGCCGAGCTGGGCATCGGCACGGCACACGACGGTCCGGCCCCGACCCTCGACTCCCTGTCGGCCGCGCTGAAAGCGGCCCTGACCCCCGAGAGCCGGGCACGGGCGAGGGCCGTGGCGGGCATGATGCCCACCGACGGGACGACGGTGGCCGCGAAGCTGCTCCTCGACGCCGGGGCGTAG
- a CDS encoding response regulator — MPLNIVLAEDSPLLRDGLVSVLTRFGHRVSAAVGDADALIAAAHEHDPDIVITDVRMPPGNADDGLRAAVALRGHRAGLPILVLSQYIEQSYATHLLDLGSESGIGYLLKDRVSAVTHFAGAVEQVAAGATVMDPEVVRQLLRRRQDPLRRLTPREREVLSLMAEGRSNAEIARDLYVTEAAVNKHVSSILQKLDLRLDGHGHRRVLAVLTYLRA; from the coding sequence GTGCCGCTGAACATCGTGCTCGCCGAAGACTCACCGCTGTTGCGGGACGGCCTGGTCAGCGTGCTCACCCGCTTCGGCCACCGGGTGTCGGCGGCCGTCGGCGACGCCGACGCGCTGATCGCCGCGGCCCATGAGCACGACCCCGACATCGTCATCACCGATGTGCGGATGCCACCGGGCAACGCCGACGACGGCCTCCGCGCCGCGGTCGCGCTGCGCGGCCACCGCGCCGGTCTGCCCATTCTGGTGCTCAGCCAGTACATCGAGCAGTCCTACGCCACCCACCTGCTCGACCTGGGCAGCGAGAGCGGCATCGGCTATCTGCTCAAGGACCGGGTCAGCGCCGTCACCCACTTCGCGGGCGCGGTCGAGCAGGTGGCCGCCGGGGCGACGGTCATGGACCCCGAGGTGGTGCGCCAGCTCCTGCGACGGCGGCAGGACCCCCTGCGGCGGCTCACGCCCCGGGAGCGCGAGGTCCTCTCGCTCATGGCCGAGGGACGGTCCAATGCCGAGATCGCCCGCGACCTCTATGTCACCGAGGCCGCGGTCAACAAGCATGTCAGCTCCATCCTCCAGAAGCTCGACCTCCGCCTGGACGGCCACGGACACCGGCGCGTCCTCGCGGTGCTCACCTATCTGCGCGCCTGA
- the sigJ gene encoding RNA polymerase sigma factor SigJ, with product MDENHLLAEGFEAHRGHLRAVAYRMLGSLSEADDAVQEAWLRLSRSDTGAVENLGGWLTTVVGRVCLDMLRSRTARREEPLGVRLPDPVISRASGPGPEDQALLADSVGLALLVVLETLAPAERLAFVLHDLFAVPFDEIAPIVDRTPAAARQLASRARRRVRGAAPVPDADLARQREVVGAFLAAARDGDLEGLIAVLDPDVVLRADYGPAPAPAPREVRGAAAVADQALTFSRLSGPGLHARPALVNGAVGVVSSREGRPYSVLAFTVADGRIVAIDILADPERLSGLDLADLD from the coding sequence ATGGACGAGAACCACCTTCTGGCGGAGGGCTTCGAGGCCCACCGCGGCCATCTGCGCGCGGTTGCCTACCGCATGCTCGGCTCACTGAGCGAGGCGGACGACGCCGTCCAGGAGGCATGGCTGCGGCTCAGCCGCTCCGACACCGGCGCGGTGGAGAACCTGGGCGGCTGGCTGACCACCGTCGTCGGCCGGGTCTGCCTGGACATGCTGCGCTCGCGCACCGCCCGGCGCGAGGAGCCCCTGGGGGTGCGCCTCCCCGACCCGGTCATCAGCCGTGCGAGCGGGCCCGGCCCCGAGGACCAGGCGCTGCTCGCCGACTCGGTCGGCCTCGCCCTGCTGGTCGTCCTGGAGACGCTGGCCCCCGCCGAACGGCTGGCCTTCGTACTGCACGATCTGTTCGCCGTGCCGTTCGACGAGATCGCCCCCATCGTCGACCGCACCCCGGCCGCCGCCCGTCAGCTCGCCAGCCGCGCCCGCCGCCGGGTGCGGGGAGCGGCCCCGGTCCCCGACGCGGACCTCGCCCGGCAGCGCGAGGTCGTGGGCGCCTTCCTCGCCGCCGCGCGCGACGGCGATTTGGAGGGGCTGATCGCCGTGCTCGACCCGGATGTCGTGCTGCGCGCCGACTACGGCCCCGCGCCCGCCCCCGCCCCGCGCGAGGTGCGTGGCGCCGCGGCCGTGGCGGACCAGGCGCTCACCTTCTCCCGCCTCAGCGGCCCGGGGCTGCACGCCCGGCCCGCGCTCGTCAACGGGGCCGTGGGCGTGGTCAGTTCGCGGGAGGGGCGGCCGTACTCGGTGCTGGCCTTCACGGTCGCGGACGGCAGGATCGTGGCGATCGACATCCTGGCCGACCCCGAGCGGCTGAGCGGGCTCGATCTGGCGGACCTGGACTGA
- a CDS encoding glycoside hydrolase family 9 protein: MSLPLLGRPRGARAATALLTGALLLIAAQSAPAGADSPAAPAASAAPSTVQVNQLGYLPDGPKRATVVSASTTALPWQLRDAAGRTAASGTTAVRGADAASGQSAHLVDFSSYPGTGTGYTLTVDGRTSHPFDIRANLYDGLRADAMSFFYQQRSGIPIEASLAGSPYARPAGHLGVAPTRGDTAVPCASGVCDYARDVRGGWYDAGDQGKYVVNGGLAVWQLVNSFERAKRTGHAAALGDSTLRVPERGNRIPDVLDEARWELEFLMRMQIPEGKPRAGMAFHKVHDAAWTGLPTRPEQDAEPRELHAPSTAATLNLAAAAAQCARVYAPYDAAFAARCLDSARRAWAAARANPDVLAPASDSTGGGAYDDSEVGDEFYWAAAELYATTGEAPYRDAVTSSPYHTASDVFTPHGFSWQDTGPLGRLVLATVPNGLPAADLARVRASVVSAADARLSTMAGQGYAVPLPTDGYVWGSNGQVANNGTVMAVAYELTKQRRYRTGALETLDYLLGRNALGQSYVTGYGEHAAQNQHHRFWAHQYDASLPNPPAGSIAGGANSGLQDPVAQEKLPGCAPAACYIDDIGSYSTNEVAINWNAPLAWLAAFAAERG; the protein is encoded by the coding sequence ATGTCCCTGCCCCTGTTAGGCCGTCCGCGCGGTGCGCGGGCCGCCACCGCGCTGCTCACCGGTGCGCTGCTGCTGATCGCCGCCCAGTCCGCGCCCGCCGGGGCGGACTCCCCCGCCGCGCCCGCGGCCTCCGCCGCGCCCTCCACCGTCCAGGTCAATCAGCTGGGATATCTGCCGGACGGCCCCAAACGGGCCACCGTCGTCAGCGCGAGCACCACCGCCCTGCCCTGGCAGCTGCGCGACGCCGCGGGGCGGACGGCCGCCTCGGGCACCACCGCCGTACGGGGCGCGGACGCCGCCTCCGGGCAGTCGGCCCATCTGGTGGACTTCTCCTCGTACCCGGGGACGGGCACCGGCTACACCCTCACCGTGGACGGGCGGACCAGCCACCCCTTCGACATCCGCGCGAACCTCTACGACGGGCTGCGCGCCGACGCGATGTCCTTCTTCTACCAGCAGCGCAGCGGTATCCCCATCGAGGCGTCACTCGCCGGTTCCCCCTACGCGCGCCCGGCGGGCCATCTGGGTGTCGCCCCCACCCGGGGCGACACCGCCGTGCCCTGCGCCAGCGGGGTGTGCGACTATGCCCGGGATGTGCGTGGCGGCTGGTACGACGCCGGTGACCAGGGCAAATACGTGGTCAACGGCGGACTCGCGGTCTGGCAGCTGGTCAACTCCTTCGAGCGCGCGAAGCGTACGGGGCACGCGGCCGCCCTCGGGGATTCCACGCTGCGCGTCCCCGAGCGCGGCAACCGGATCCCCGATGTGCTCGACGAGGCGCGCTGGGAGCTCGAATTCCTGATGCGCATGCAGATCCCGGAGGGCAAGCCGCGGGCGGGCATGGCCTTCCACAAGGTCCATGACGCCGCCTGGACCGGACTGCCCACCCGGCCGGAGCAGGACGCCGAGCCGCGTGAGCTGCACGCGCCGTCCACCGCCGCCACCCTCAACCTGGCCGCCGCGGCGGCCCAGTGCGCCCGGGTCTACGCGCCGTACGACGCCGCCTTCGCCGCCCGCTGCCTGGACTCCGCGCGCCGCGCCTGGGCCGCCGCACGGGCGAACCCCGATGTGCTCGCACCGGCCTCCGACTCCACCGGCGGCGGGGCGTACGACGACAGCGAGGTGGGCGACGAGTTCTACTGGGCGGCGGCTGAGCTGTACGCGACCACCGGGGAGGCGCCGTACCGGGACGCGGTCACCTCCTCGCCATACCACACCGCGAGCGATGTGTTCACCCCGCACGGCTTCAGCTGGCAGGACACCGGGCCGCTCGGGCGGCTCGTCCTGGCCACCGTCCCCAACGGCCTGCCCGCCGCCGACCTCGCCCGCGTCCGCGCCTCCGTGGTGTCCGCGGCCGACGCCCGCTTGAGCACGATGGCCGGCCAGGGCTACGCGGTGCCGCTGCCGACGGACGGCTACGTATGGGGCTCCAACGGCCAGGTGGCCAACAACGGCACCGTCATGGCCGTCGCCTACGAGCTCACCAAGCAACGGCGGTACCGCACCGGGGCGCTGGAGACACTGGACTATCTGCTCGGCCGGAACGCGCTCGGCCAGTCGTATGTCACCGGCTACGGCGAGCACGCCGCCCAGAACCAGCACCACCGCTTCTGGGCGCACCAGTACGACGCCTCGCTGCCGAACCCGCCCGCCGGTTCGATCGCGGGCGGCGCGAACTCGGGGCTGCAGGATCCGGTGGCGCAGGAGAAGCTCCCGGGCTGCGCGCCCGCGGCCTGCTACATCGACGACATCGGCTCGTACTCCACGAACGAGGTGGCGATCAACTGGAACGCGCCGCTGGCGTGGCTGGCCGCGTTCGCCGCGGAACGCGGCTGA
- a CDS encoding ArsR/SmtB family transcription factor gives MLTVASDIEVLARFGRALADPIRCRILLALHDAPAYPADLADALGVSRTRLSNHLACLRDCGLVVTLPDGRRTRYELADKRLGHALDDLRTAVVAVETDRTCVDADEKGCC, from the coding sequence GTGTTGACTGTTGCCTCCGACATCGAGGTGCTGGCCCGGTTCGGCCGCGCGCTCGCGGACCCGATCCGCTGCCGCATCCTGCTCGCCCTACACGACGCCCCTGCCTATCCGGCCGATCTCGCCGACGCCCTCGGCGTCTCCCGCACCCGTCTGTCGAACCACCTGGCGTGCCTGCGCGACTGCGGGCTAGTCGTCACCCTCCCCGACGGGCGCCGCACCCGTTACGAGCTGGCCGACAAACGCCTCGGCCACGCGCTGGACGACCTGCGCACCGCCGTGGTGGCGGTGGAGACCGACCGCACGTGCGTCGATGCCGACGAGAAGGGGTGCTGCTGA
- a CDS encoding sensor histidine kinase, with protein sequence MSSRTAWQALAQHPLGFLASAWPWRALAYLLSGVVFGAIAMVTLLTMALAGLVSLIVGVGAVLLLAVALSGIVVTRIERRRLRLVDPDPAPDPHRAPERPGPRGWLETRLREPATWRELSFTAVSMTALWWMDLLVLAFALALPVLLMTSPMDDPSAWPWVVIGLCLLPAAPYTITAWAGARAALTRLILAPRDGELGRELTEVRASRARLVDAFDAERRRIERDLHDGAQQRLVSINVMLGLAGLDAEPGSPVARQLALAQGEVTLAVDELRELSRGVHPKALTDHGLAAAVGNLTTRSALPVTVDIRLPYRLPATVESTGYFVVAESLANATKHSRATRAEVHARLDADVLTLSVRDDGVGGADPAAGTGLVGLADRVAAADGRLRISSPAGGPTLLRVELPCR encoded by the coding sequence GTGTCTTCTCGAACAGCCTGGCAGGCTCTCGCTCAGCATCCGTTGGGGTTCCTGGCCTCGGCCTGGCCCTGGCGGGCGTTGGCCTATCTGCTGTCCGGGGTCGTCTTCGGCGCGATCGCCATGGTCACGCTGCTGACCATGGCCCTGGCCGGGCTGGTGTCGCTGATCGTGGGGGTGGGCGCCGTCCTCCTCCTCGCCGTGGCGCTGTCCGGCATCGTCGTCACCCGGATCGAACGCCGGCGGCTGCGGCTGGTGGACCCGGACCCGGCGCCGGATCCGCACCGGGCCCCTGAGCGCCCCGGGCCGCGGGGCTGGCTGGAGACCCGGCTGCGGGAGCCCGCGACCTGGCGGGAGCTGAGCTTCACGGCGGTGTCGATGACCGCCCTGTGGTGGATGGACCTGCTCGTCCTGGCTTTCGCCCTCGCCCTGCCCGTCCTGCTCATGACGTCGCCGATGGATGACCCCAGCGCCTGGCCGTGGGTGGTCATCGGCCTGTGTCTGCTGCCGGCGGCGCCGTACACCATCACCGCCTGGGCCGGCGCCCGCGCCGCGCTGACCCGTCTGATCCTGGCGCCGCGCGACGGTGAACTGGGCCGGGAGCTCACCGAGGTCCGGGCCTCCCGGGCACGTCTGGTGGACGCCTTCGACGCGGAGCGCCGACGGATCGAACGGGACCTGCACGACGGCGCCCAGCAGCGGCTGGTCTCCATCAATGTCATGCTCGGCCTGGCCGGTCTGGACGCGGAGCCGGGCTCGCCGGTGGCCCGGCAGCTCGCGCTGGCCCAGGGCGAAGTCACCCTCGCCGTGGACGAGTTGCGCGAGCTCAGCCGGGGTGTGCACCCCAAGGCCCTCACCGACCATGGCCTCGCCGCGGCCGTCGGCAACCTCACCACCCGCTCCGCCCTCCCCGTCACCGTCGACATCCGGCTCCCGTACCGGCTGCCCGCCACCGTGGAGAGCACGGGGTACTTCGTCGTCGCCGAGTCCCTGGCCAACGCCACCAAGCACAGCCGGGCCACCCGGGCCGAGGTCCACGCCCGGCTGGACGCGGATGTCCTGACCCTGTCGGTCCGGGACGACGGCGTCGGCGGGGCGGACCCGGCCGCGGGCACCGGTCTTGTCGGCCTGGCCGACCGCGTCGCCGCGGCGGACGGCAGACTGCGGATATCCAGCCCGGCGGGCGGCCCTACACTGCTGCGCGTGGAGCTCCCGTGCCGCTGA